The candidate division TA06 bacterium genomic interval CACAACAGAAACTGTGTGCTCTTTTTGATTTAGAAAAATATCAACTATCAGTTGTATAATACATTTTGTTTTTTAAAACACCTTGAATAACAAGCAGTTGTGAATTGTTTTTACAAATAACTAGGAAACTTGCGCTAGGTTATAACACTTCTGGCCTTGGTTAGATGCCTTCTGACCTGGGTTACAGCCCTTCTAACCTTGGTTAGAACCCTTCTGACCTGGGTTATAACCTTGCTAACCTTGGTTAGAACCTTCCTAACCTGGGTTACAAGCCTTGTAACCCAGGTTATAGCCCTTGTAACCCGCTATTTCAGTGTTATTTACTGGGTTTTGGCCTTTTTTACGCCCCTTGAGGCCACTTTAGACATGGATTCCCGCATTTTCTTTAGTTTTTGGGAAAGATTGTTGTCCTTGCCCAAGGTCCCTACTATGGCATCCACTTGGGCCGATGCCAAGGCATAGGCTTCGGTGGTCATTTTGACCGAAGCGGCGGTTTTGGCCTTGACCTCGGCCATGGCCTTTAGCTGGGCTTCTTCGGCTTTCTCCGCGCTAATGTTCTTCTCCTTGAGCAGTTTCAATTTGGGTGTAACATCGAGGCCCTGTTTTTTAAGGCTCTCTTTGTTGTCGGCCAACACCTCTTCCATCTGTCGGTTAAAGGAGCGTTTTTGGGCTTCGGTTAAGGCAGCCATCGGCATCTTCCTTTCGTCTTGTGTTGTTTTTGAAAGTTTTTATTTAAGCACCACCAATTTCTTGGTGTTGTCAAATCCGTTGGCTTGGATACGGTAGAAATAAACGCCTGCGGCGGCTTGCCGACCGGTCTCGTCCTTCCCGTTCCACCTTGCATTGTAAAAGCCAGGCTGCTTACTTTCGTTCACCAATGTTTTTACCACCTGGCCGGAAATGTTGTAAACCTTAAGGCTGACATTGCCCGGCTTGGTTACCGCATACTGAATGGTAGTCGGCTGGCTGCCGAAGGGATTGGGCGCATTTTGGCACAATTGATTGGTCAACGGCAATGTTACGGGCGTGGTAAAAGCTGTTTGTGTTCCGCCATCAGTCTTTTCAGTAGAAGTTGGCTTGCTGAACTCATACAATTTGACATCGGTAGCCATAGCATATTTGCCGTTGATGTTTTTAACCGTCAAAACAATGCTCCCATCTTTGGCATACCATTGCGGCGGCACCAAAACTTCAACAGTAGTGGGCTGGCCGGCTTTGACCTTGCTGGTGGCTACTGTTTGTTTGTCTACTTTTAGCTGTTCATGCCAGATGGGTTTGTTTGACTGGCCTTTGGCATTGTTTTCAACGTTTTCAAAGTAGTAGGTTACGGATACTTTGTAATCTTTAGTGCTGTTTAAATTGTCAAACTTGTAAGCCACTTCTTCTGCGCCGTAATCAATGCTCTGGTAAGAAGCCGGGCCAAAGACTTTGAAACCATCCCGGCGGATATTGAAGGGCGAAGCAAGCTCTTGTCCTCCGTCAATATAAATTTTTGATACGGGCTGGACGATATTTCTCTGGAACTTAACATCATAAGGCGAAGCATTGCCTTGCGTCCAGATAGCCAGTATTTTTGTAGTGTCAATGGTCTGGCTGAATGTTATTTGCGGATAATTGCAGATGCTATCGTTATCGGTTATCGTCCGCTTGGCGCTGTCAGGCCAGCCTGCGCCATCAATGAATCGTTTGCTGTAAATACGGTAATATCCGTTCTCATTATCAGACCAATAGACATACCCTGACATAGCGGTGGTGGGGTTAAGCGAATTGGAGATGTTATTGCTGACATTCTCGGAATTTGTCCAGGTGTTGGCGGAAATGGTCAATATCTTGTTGTATATATCAAAACTACCGCCATTATCTTCTTCCCATGTTACGCTTAATTTATCGCCGTAAACATCTATCATGGGATGCTGGGAAATAGCCGGGCTTTGTGAAATATTTATTGGCGTTCCCCATATGCCATTCGTCCTGTCGGCAAAATAGATATCGTTGCCTGAAGCGTAAGCAATATATACATTATCGCTGTCGTCAACTGCCACCATCGGTGTTTTACCCGGCAAATCCAGATTCTCATTGATTGCCGACATGAAATCGGTTATTGGAAATGTGACTAAACTAATCTTGCCTTCACAAGTTTCTTCATTCGACACAACAGAATAATAGGTATAAGCCACATATGCGGTATCATGCCTGCTGATGGCCATGGTGGGGCGGGAATAAACAATGGCGGGTAACCAAATAGGCGGAATCCACGGCGAGGACTGGCGGGTATATTCAAAAGTGGAAGACCACTTTTTCCATATAACAGAAGGGCGGCCCAAAGTATCCAAAGCCAGGCAGGAACGATTATCGGCCTCGTAGCTCAATACCGTATCCGTTGACCAGTCCAAGCCGAAGTCGGTGGAATACGAATAATAAAGCCCGTTGTCGGAACCGTAAATAAGATGAGCTTTGCCGGAAGCCGGGCTATACAGCAATTTGTGGGTATTGTTGAAAGCGGTGGCGTTGCTCAGCCTGGTTTTAAAAGGCGGATGGGGAACGTAGACCTTGACAGAATCCGAGAAAAACCCTTCAACCTTAGAAGTATCAACGCCTGCTACCATGTAAAAATAATTTTTATTGTCAAGCCGGTTCGGATCGTCAAAGGTAAAAGCTGTGATAAGCGTATCGTTTATTTTGCTATAGAATTTCTCCCCTTCCGCCCGGCGATAAATATTATAACCAACCGATATGGTATCGTCTTTTGCGCCGCCGGAATATTTAGACCCGCCTTTTTCCCAAGTTACGACAACTGTCCAATAATCAAACGGGCTGACGCCTGCGGTAACATTTATCGGCCGGGCAGGCTTGAATATTTTATGATGCCTGAGTATGCTCTCAAAGCCGCTAAAACGATCATAAAAGTTTCCCCAGCCCTGGATGAATTCCCAAATGTTATAGCAGTTGCGGCCGCCGGGCGTATATTTTGTTGTGACATCCCAGATGGGGCCAAAACCCATGGTCAAGGTATCGGCATAAGCTGAATCGTTGGGATATGGATTTTCATCCTGAGAATCGTATAGGTCCCACAAAGAGCCTGCAACGGCTGCTTCGCAATACGGGCCAGCTTGCAATGGATTATTAATGCTGTCATAGTGAGACCAGGGGTTTTCTATATTCCACCAGCCTACCGTAGTGTCTGCCTTACCAATCATTTCCTTAGTATCAATATAAAATAGGCTATCCGAAACAACATGGTTAAAAAAGTTAGCCCAGCCTTCGCTGTATGACATATTAGGTTTTTCCGGATGGCTTTCAAACCATTTATGAGATCCGGTTGCATTAGGCGGAAATTCCGCGCATTTTGCCATAGCGTGATGAGCAAATTCGTGCAACAGAACCATATCATCCCATTCGTCGGTAGTTTTATCCTCACCGGTGGTATCTGCATTTACCCAGGTTGTGTCCACATAGCCACTAGGATACATATCCGTACATGTGCCACCGAAGCCATGATCAGTCAAAGAATAACCTGGCTGCCATTTCGCAGCAATTCTATACAATGTGGCATCATCTGTATGATCATTGGTGACTAGCGTGTCATACGCGTTTAAAAACACATCAAATATATTCACAGCCCCACTACGTGGTTGATTGGCTGTCGGATAAAGTCCGCCATCAAAGGCCTGCTCGCCTGCATAGGAAGGGCTTCTGGAAAAGGTATATGAACTAGTGCTTACGGTATCCCACTTCCACCAGCGAAAACGCCAAGTCAAACTATCCGGGCCATCGGAGTAGTTAAATTTAATGGTATCGGTTACTACTTTGATTCGTTCAAATTTTGTTCCGGCATAATCTGGCCCCTTGCAATATACAAAAGGGCAAAAACGCGCCGGATAAACTACATTATCCACGTTAACAGTAAAATTACCATTTTCATCGGTCATGGTTGGGCCGAAACGTGTAAGGCCCTGGCCCGACCAGTATCCCCAGACCCATATTTTAGCCCGGCGTACAGGCATATCTATTGTCGTCGCCAACAGACCATTTGCAGTATCGGAACAATGCTTTTTATACAAGAATTGACCGGTCAGTGTAACTGTAGCCTTTGGCGTAGATATTTTTTCAAGCCCAGAAAAACTATCATCAACGCCATAACTGTTATTGTAACCATTAGGACGAAAAAATTTGATTTTCCTGGCTTTCAGTATTTCCTCAACATTCTTCCAGTAATCGCCACCTTTCGATTTTGTCTTTTCACGAGCATCCCAAAGGATATCTATAGCTTTCTGCCCCTCAACCCCGCTTCTGATAAATAGTTCAATACGGTTATGTAAAAGCTCAATTGCCTCAATGTCCGATACCTCCCCTTTTGTCTTTTTCAAATTCTCAATTGCATCTCTTGTGGCTTTAGCTTTCTCACCATTAATCATACCCGGTTGGATATTCTGCTCATTTAATGGCAATGGTTCCTCGGGGTCATAGCGATATTCTATTTTCTTAAAATTCCTTTCATTGTTTCTTGCCACATATTGTGGTAGAGACATTAATGTGCCTTCATCATCTACAACGTCATAATATACACCGCTTCCGCCAGGGGTTGCCGATTTGCCCCAAATACTTCTTTGTACACTAGCGGGCACACTTTCAAATGTTACAGTTATAGATGGGTTAATAATTTGGCCTTTGGCTAATTTTTTATAATATATGTATTTTTCACCACTTAATATTTTTACGCCACCTTTTAGTGTAAAATGAATTTTTACATTTTCTACATCTCTTAACATTTTTATTTCACCTGAAAGTGTATAGCTCCCCCCTAATTTAGCCCCGCCGTCAATTTTCAAACCGCTACCCTCAAAAACAGGCGGGGGGCCGCCCGCTTTAATCATTTTTTGGGCATTAGCAACACCGCAACAAAATAGTATTGCCAAACAGAGGGTTAACATGGTCTTTTTCATTTTCGTTTCTCCTTATGTTTTTGGGTTAAGTTCTTGTTGGTTCCCGGTAAAAGCGTAGCATAAACGGCGGAAGAAGTCAATACCAAAATAAAGAAATGTTTGTGTTGCAAACAAAATGAAAAATGCCCACCCGGCAAGCTTTAAACTGCAGGTCGGGCTGCGAGAACGCCGGACAATTTTAAGGCCTTCACTCCCAGCGCTTCAGCCTTAAGCTGTTGCCCACCACGCTGACCGAGGAAAAGGCCATGGCCAGGGCGGCGAACATCGGGTTAAGCAGGATCCCCAAAAAAGGATAGAGCAGCCCGGCGGCCACCGGGATCCCGATGACGTTGTAGAAAAACGCCCAGAACAGGTTCTGCTTGATTATTTTGAGGGTGGACCGGGACAGCCTGATAGCCTTGAGGATCAGGTTCAGGTCGTCGCCCAGAAGTATTATGTCGGCAGACTCTATGGCCACGTCGGTCCCCCGCCCCATGGCCATCCCGATGTCGGCCTGGGCCAGGGCCGGGGCGTCGTTGATGCCGTCGCCCACCATGGCCACCACCGAGTTTCCCGACTGCAGTTTCTTGACTTCCTCCACCTTGTCTTTGGGCAGGACTTCTGAGATCACCTGGTCCATTCCCAATTGCCCGGCGATGGCCGCCGCCACCTCCTTATGATCGCCGGTGATCATGGCTGTTTTCAGCCCCATAGAATGCAAACCGGAAATGGCTCGGGGGGCATTCCCCCTCAACGTGTCGGCCACCGCAATGATGCCGGCCGGCCTTGCGTCTGCGGCCAGGTAGATGACGGTCTTGCCTTCCTGCTGCAGCCGGTTTGCTAGTTTTTCCAACGATGAAAAGTCTATTTCCCTCTGCTCCATCAGGGGCCGGTTGCCTATCTCCACTAATTTGTCGTTTACTTTGCAGCTTAGGCCCGATCCGGGAAGAACCTTAAAATCTGACATTTTCGGCAGCGGGATATTTTTCAGTTTAACATATTCTGCCACCGCCCGGCCGATGGGATGTTCCGAGGAATTTTCGGCCGAGGCGGCTAGTGCCAGCAGCTGTTCCTCGTCCAGTTCCGGCGACACCGCCACGTTGGTGACTGTGATCTGGCCAGTGGTCAAAGTCCCGGTCTTGTCGAAGACCACTGTGTCAATGCTCCCGGCCTTTTCCAAAATTTCTCCCCGCCGGATCAGGATGCCCAGCTCGGCCCCCCGCCCGGTCCCCACCATGATGGCGGTAGGGGTGGCCAGCCCCAATGCGCAGGGGCAGGCGATCACCAGGACCGCCACCGCGTTGATCATGGCCAGGTTGAAGGACGGCCCGAGGATCAGCCACAAGGTGAAGGTCAAAGCGGCCACGGCCATGACGATGGGGACGAAGACGGAGGCGATCTTGTCGGCCAGTCTTTGAATGGGAGCCTTGCTGCCCTGGGCCTCCTCCACTAATTTGATGATCTGGGCCAGCACGGTCTCCCGCCCCACTTTTAAGGCCATAAAGCGGAAAGCCCCTGTCTTATTGATGGTGCCTCCGGTCACCCGGTCGCCGGCCGCCTTGTCGGCCGGAATGCTTTCGCCGGTAATCAGGGATTCATCCAGTGATGAGAACCCATCCAGTATCACGCCGTCGGCGGCCACCCGCTCGCCCGGCCGGACCGATATGATGTCCCCGGATCTCACCTGCTCGATGGGGAGCTCGGTCTCCTGCCCGTCCCTGACCACCCGGGCGGTCCTGGCCTGCAGGCCGATCAATCGTTTGATGGCCTGCGAGGTTTTGCCCCGGGCGCCGGCCTCCAGCATCCGCCCCAATAGTATCAGGGTGATGATCACAACTGCGGAATCGTAATAATAAACAACCTGCAGTCCGGCCTGGGCAAAGAACCCCGGGAACACGGTGGCCAGCAGGCTGTAGCCGAAGGCGGCCGAGGTTCCCACGGCCACCAGGGTGTCCATGTCCGCATTGCGCCGTTTAATGGAAGCCCAGAAACCCTTGTAAAACAGCCATCCGGAGAAGAACTGGACCGGAACGGCCAGAGCCAGCATCAGCCAGGGATTATGCAGCCAGCCCGGCACGAAGGGCAGGAACATATGCATCCCGCCCAGGAACACCGGGACGGAAAAGATCAAAGCGAACAGGAACCTCTTTTTAAGCGACGAATAATACCTGTCCCGCTGCCCTTCCAGCGATGCGGCGGGGGACGGCAAAGGGCCTTCAGTCCCGGCCTGCGTTCCGGGCACCTCGTATCCCGCAGCTCTCACTACTTGCAGGATCTCCGGGACTGTGATCAGGTCCGGGTCGTATTCTATCGCGGCTTTTTCCGTGGCCAGGTTCACGGCGGCGGACCGCACTCCTTTCATCCGCTTTAAATACTGTTCCACATTGTTGACGCAGGAAGCACAGTGCATCCCGCTGACGGGGATTTCGATCTTTTTCATATTCATCCTTTACTGACCAGGTGCAACGAAAGTTTTCCTGTCTGGGCCGGTCACAATGCCCATTGATGGTGCCCATTAAATCAGTATAACACCAAAAAACCGTTTTAACAAGGGTTGATCAAAATTATGGATTTTTTGCTTGACTTATGGGGCCGTTTAACCTATCATTTTATGCATGCTTACAAAAACAATAATCAAGCGTCATTTATGTTGAAGAAACGAATACTGCTGCTCCTGATCGTCCTGACCCTGGCTGCGGTCCCCTGCCATTCCCAGAATGAAGAGGAGGAGGCTCCGGAAGCTGCCCCGGCTCCGGTGGAAGCCCCCGCCCAGGCTTCGGCCGACAGCCAGGCCTTTTACCGGCTGCTGGACTGGCCCCTGTTATGGCAGAAAAGCCAGGCCAGTCTGACCGGCGACTCGGCGGAACAGGCTTTGGACCTGGCCGATTCGGCCATGGCCAAGGCCGCCTCTTTGGATATCCGCCTGCCCCTGCAGGCCGGATATCTCAAGGCCCTTTCGCGCCAGGCCTTAAGGGATCGGGACCGGACCCTGGCTTACCGCTATTCCCTGCTGGCCCTTAAAGCCGACCCCACTTATCCCGGACTGATCTCCAGTAATTTCAAAATTCAGCAGAGCCGGGCCGGTTTCAGCCAGGCCTTGAAAGACTCCTGGCACAATTTCAACTACGCCCAAAAATATTTCCGGCACCAGCTGGACTTCACCGCCAAAGCCCTGACCCTGATCTCTATTTTCCTGCTGGCCTCCGGCCTGATATTCCTGCTGCTACTGGCGGTAAAGCACCTGCCTTACCTGCACCATGTCTTGGCAGACCTGCTGCCTGAAGCCATGCCCATTTATAGCCGCCGCCTGATCGCCGCCGCTTTGCTGGTTTCCTTAAGCTTGATCCTGGGATTCATCAGCCTGGCGCTGCCGGTGGCCCTGATGGCGATCATGGCTACAGTTTACGCCGCCCGCAAGGAGAAGGCCCTGCTGCTGCTGGCGATTGTTCTTTTGGCCGGCTCCGGGATCGGCTTAGGCCTCGGCCGCCAGCTGTTCGTCAATCTGAACGACGATTACCTGCAGGACCTGTCTCAAGCCAACCAATCGGACCGGGATGCCGGACTAAAAGCAAGACTGGCGGAATACCAGCAGCAGCGCCCCGACGACCTGACCCCGCTGTTCTGCCTGGCCCTAATGGAAAAACGGGCCGGGAATTTCAACCAGGCCCGCCAGTATCTAGATACTTTGCTGGCGGCTTCGGGCCAGAATTCCAAAGCCCTGAACAATCTGGGTAATTTATTATTCTACCAGGGAAAGATCGACAGCGCCGCTTACCTTTACCGCCAGGCCTTCCAGGCCGACCCGACTGCGGCCCTGCCCCATTACAACCTGGCCCAGGCTTATTTCAAGCAGGTTGATTTCAAGGCCGCCGACCAGGAGCGGGAATACGCCATGTCACTGGCCAGGCCCGAAATCACAGCCCGGGAGGGATCCAAGGATGCCGGACTGGTGCTGGATGAGCTGATCCCGGTCTCCTATTTCTGGGGCCAGGTCTGGCTGGGGTTGGATCCTTTGGCCGGCTTCAGCCCGGCCGAGTCTTTAAGCCTGACCGGCCTGAACCTATGGCTGCCGGCCTGGCTGGGCCTGGCCCTGCTGTTATTGGGGTTGATCACGGTGATGGTGTTTTTTAAGGACCCGGCGCCTGCCTACTGTTCGGTCTGCAACAAGGACATCTGCCCCCAATGCCAGGCAATATCTCCCCAGCAGGATTTGTTTTGCCACGAATGCAATCAGGTGATCTCGGCCGCCACTTCGCCGGAACTGCAGGAAAAACTGATCGCCAATTTAAAACTTAAAAAAAACCGGCGCAAAATATGGACCGGGGCCGTCTCCAACCTGCTGGCGCCGGGATCGGTGCTGCTACTGGAGAATATGGCGGCCTTAGGCCTGTTGCTGGCCCTGCTCTGGGGAGCGATATTCGCCATCTTGTGCAACCTGAAACTCTTGCTTTTCCCCCAGGACCTTCAGTATTTCATTTTCAGGACCGGGCCGGGCTGGCTGATTTTAAGTCTGCTGGTCTTAAGCTGGCTCTTGACCTGGGTGGTTTTCCTGAAACACGCCAATTTGCTGGCCGCGCCGTCTCAACCGGCAAGGAAAATCGCTTGACAGGTCAACTTAAAAAATACGCCTTTTCATCCGCAGATTTTCGCAGATTACTAATCAGAGCGGATAATAGTAGACTTTTTTTCCACCGAAACACGCTAAATACGCTAATTATATTGGATTTAAAAGAAACCGGAATGTCTACTAATATACGCTCCCATTAGTATAACGAATAATTTTTGTACCCACCAATTTAAACTTGTATGAAAATATCTGTGTAAATCTGCGAAATCTGCGGATAGAACCACCTGACAGATCAGATAATTAAGGAAAGATCCCATGGAAGGTAACGTCAAAGAATTCGGGCTGGCCGACGTCATCCAGTTCATCTCCACCAGCCAGAAGACCGGGGTGCTGCTGCTGGACCATCATACCGACACCGCCTCGATCGCTTTTGCCCGGGGCGACATCACGGCCGCGGTCTACGGCCGGCAGGGCAAGCAGGACCAACTGCAGGATTACCTGTTCCGGTCCAAAAAACTCGATCCCGAAACCATCCAGAAACTGGCCCAGATCCAGAAGGACACCAACCTGGGCATCGACGAGGTGATGATCAAGGAACAGATCATGACCGAGGAGGAGCTGTTCGGGGTGATCGCTTTCAAGATCCAGGAGGTGATTGACGACATCTTCACCTGGAGCGACGCCCATTACAAGTTCGACGCCCAAGCCGACCTGTATTCCAAGAGCCGGACCAAGGTGACTATCCCGCCGGCCACCCTTTTGATAGAAACTATGCGCCGCAAGGACGAGTGGCCCCGGATAAAGATGGCCATCCCCTCGGAGGACATCGTTCTATTAATCAAACCCGACGGCATCCTGCCCTACGACGCCCTGCCCGAGGCCAAGCAGATGATGGAATTCATCGACGGCAACCGGACCATCTCGGAGATGATCCAGCTTTCGGGGTTCGGACGCTTCCGGACTTTCAACGCCCTGTTCAATTTGTTTGAACTGGGGATGATCGAGCGCAAGGTCACCGAAAGCGCCGCCCTGCCGCCCAAGCCCAAGGCCCCGTCCCCGGTCTTGAAATTCATCGGGCCGGCCGCCACGGTGATGGCTACCGCCGGGATAGTGCTGATTTTGTTGACCGCTTCGCTTTTTTGGGGATACAAGGTCAGCCTGCTGCTGGATTCCAAGACCAACCTGGTGGAAGAGTTGCTTTTGAAATCGGCCCAAAGCAAGTACCGCCAGGAAGTGGAGATATACAAGATGATCAACGGACGTTACCCGGCCGAGCTTAAGCAGGTAGTAAAGGACCGGAGGTATGTTGACCTGCTGGTTTACGAGGTTTCCGGGGACGGGCAGAGCTTTGATTTGAAGATAGTTGAACGGAAATGAGAATAATGAACACATGAGAATGAGAAAAGCCCGGTCATAAAACCGGGCTTTTTAGTTAGCATCATTGCCCCACGGAGCATTTAGTTACCATTAGGCCTTTGTTTTTCTCTGTTTCCGTGTCACTGTGGCAAATACCCGTCATCAGTACTCAAACGTACTTCCCCCGATGAACTCCCTCAATATCGACGTGTGCGGTACCTCGTCGGCGAACACCGGCACGAACATCTGCAGGAAGCGCTGCAGCCGGTAAGCCTCGTAAAAGGCGGTGTCGTCGGTGGGCACTTCCATCAAAAAGCGCTCGGCGTACATTCGCAGCACTGCTGGTTCGTAGATCAGGGTGGAGTTGAAGATGATGTCGGCCTCCTCCTGGAAGGGGAAGATGTTGCGCTCCTCGCCTCGCTGCACCGAGGACCAGATCTTTAATGTCTGGGCGGCCTTGTAGCCCCGGAACAGCCGGTCCCTTACGATGCGCCGGATCAGTCGGACATCCGAGGTATTGATGCGGTTGTGGTTGTCCAGACAGAGCTGGGTTAAAGCGCTGATGTAGACCTTGAGCTTGCTTTCGGCCGGCACCGAGCGAGTAAGCTTTGAGTTCAGGCCATGGATGCCCTCAACCAAAAGGATGTCGTCGGGGCCCAGTTTGTAGCTTATGGTCTTGTCCGACCGCTGGCCGGTGTGGAAATCGTAGACCGGGGTGGCCGCCTCCTCACCCGCCAAAAGCCCGGTCATCTGCCGGTTGAACAGCTCCAGATCCACCGCGATTAGGGACTCGAAATCCGGCTTGCCGTCCTCGCCTAGCGGGGTCTGTTCCCGCCCCAAAAAATAGTTGTCGGTGGACAGGGCGATGGGGTGCAGCCCGTTGACCTTGAGCTGGATCATCAGCCGCTTGCTGAAGGTGGTCTTGCCCGAAGACGAGGGCCCGGCAATCAGCGCTAATTTGACCCGCTGGCGCTGGGCGGTGATCCGGTCGGCCACCTCCACGATCTTCTTCTCGTGAAAGCCCTCGGCGATCCGGATCAGTTCGCTCATCTGACCCGACAGGCACAGTTCGTTGAGCTCGCCCACGTTGTTCACACCCAGGATCCGGTTCCAGTCCTTGGTCTCCTTGTAGGTCTGGAAAAGCTTGGTCTGGGGGGAAAGCTCCGGGATCCGCTCCGGGTTGCGCTGCTGGGGGAATCGCAGCACGAATCCCGGGGGGTACATGGTCAGCTCAAAGCGGTCGATCAGGCCTGACGCCGGCGCCACCGGCCCGTGGTAGATGTCCTTGAAGACCCCGCAGCCCACTAAGCGCACCTCGGCCAGGCGGATGGTGGTCAACAGTTTGGCCTTGTCCTGGTAGCCCTCGGACTCGAAGTACTCCTTGGCTTCTTCGATGGAGACCGTCTCCTTTTGGAAGGGTCGGTTCTCGGAAACGATCAGCCGCATCCGGGATTCAACCTTGTCAAGGATATCTTCGTCCAAAAGCTGTTCCCCGCCGAAATCAAAATAATAGCCGTTGGCCAGCGACTGCCCCACCACCACCCGGGCCTGGGGATAAAGCCCCTTGACGGCCTCATACAATATCAGGCAGGCGGCCCGGCGGTAGAGCGCTATGCCCTCGCGGTCCGAATAGAACACCGGAGCCAGGCGGCAGTTGGAATGGACTGTGGCATCCAGGCTGACTAACTGCTGGTTCATCTTGGCGGCCAGGATCTTGGCCGGTGATTTATCAAGGTACTTTTTAAAGATGGCCTGCACCTGCTCCCCCGCCTTGGCGGGCACGCGCTGGCCGTCTAATTGGATTTCAATCGGTTTATGCTTCATATCGGTTTCTGATTATAGTTTCTGCGTTAAGGGTTTTTGAAATTTTTAGCCGACCCGTAGTCTGACAGGCCGGCTAAGTAATTTATCTCTTTATAAGATAATCCAAACCCCTTCAAGAGTAAAGAGGATTTTAGATTCTGGATTAATTGTATAATGGGGTGGATGAGGGGATTCGAACCCCCGGCCTTCGGATCCACAATCCGACGTTCTAACCAGCTGAACTACATCCACCGTGATACTAAGGGATTTGTGATTTGATGGTTGGGTTTTGGGCTTTGTATTGCTGCATTTTAGATTTTAGGCTCTTTCTTAGCCCGCATATCATTTTACTGATGTCGGTGCATGTGCCGATCCTCGTTTCGGAAACAAAATGATCCAGATAATTTAAGTCTCGTATCTTATATAACCAGTTCTCTGTTTCTGCCGTACTTCTTCGGGCAATATCCAGATAGTGAACGTATTCTTTGGTGGAAGCTGCGTTGAACCCCTCGGATATATTGGCGCTGACGGACCCGCTGCTGCGCAATATCTGATATTATTTTTGCCGATCTGGTTGAAGGAAATTTCTTAACATCAACCGTGATGTCTAAAAATAACCTGTGAGCTTTTTGCCATACTTCAAGTTCGATA includes:
- a CDS encoding tetratricopeptide repeat protein; translated protein: MLKKRILLLLIVLTLAAVPCHSQNEEEEAPEAAPAPVEAPAQASADSQAFYRLLDWPLLWQKSQASLTGDSAEQALDLADSAMAKAASLDIRLPLQAGYLKALSRQALRDRDRTLAYRYSLLALKADPTYPGLISSNFKIQQSRAGFSQALKDSWHNFNYAQKYFRHQLDFTAKALTLISIFLLASGLIFLLLLAVKHLPYLHHVLADLLPEAMPIYSRRLIAAALLVSLSLILGFISLALPVALMAIMATVYAARKEKALLLLAIVLLAGSGIGLGLGRQLFVNLNDDYLQDLSQANQSDRDAGLKARLAEYQQQRPDDLTPLFCLALMEKRAGNFNQARQYLDTLLAASGQNSKALNNLGNLLFYQGKIDSAAYLYRQAFQADPTAALPHYNLAQAYFKQVDFKAADQEREYAMSLARPEITAREGSKDAGLVLDELIPVSYFWGQVWLGLDPLAGFSPAESLSLTGLNLWLPAWLGLALLLLGLITVMVFFKDPAPAYCSVCNKDICPQCQAISPQQDLFCHECNQVISAATSPELQEKLIANLKLKKNRRKIWTGAVSNLLAPGSVLLLENMAALGLLLALLWGAIFAILCNLKLLLFPQDLQYFIFRTGPGWLILSLLVLSWLLTWVVFLKHANLLAAPSQPARKIA
- a CDS encoding four helix bundle protein — encoded protein: MRSSGSVSANISEGFNAASTKEYVHYLDIARRSTAETENWLYKIRDLNYLDHFVSETRIGTCTDISKMICGLRKSLKSKMQQYKAQNPTIKSQIP
- a CDS encoding nucleoside kinase, giving the protein MKHKPIEIQLDGQRVPAKAGEQVQAIFKKYLDKSPAKILAAKMNQQLVSLDATVHSNCRLAPVFYSDREGIALYRRAACLILYEAVKGLYPQARVVVGQSLANGYYFDFGGEQLLDEDILDKVESRMRLIVSENRPFQKETVSIEEAKEYFESEGYQDKAKLLTTIRLAEVRLVGCGVFKDIYHGPVAPASGLIDRFELTMYPPGFVLRFPQQRNPERIPELSPQTKLFQTYKETKDWNRILGVNNVGELNELCLSGQMSELIRIAEGFHEKKIVEVADRITAQRQRVKLALIAGPSSSGKTTFSKRLMIQLKVNGLHPIALSTDNYFLGREQTPLGEDGKPDFESLIAVDLELFNRQMTGLLAGEEAATPVYDFHTGQRSDKTISYKLGPDDILLVEGIHGLNSKLTRSVPAESKLKVYISALTQLCLDNHNRINTSDVRLIRRIVRDRLFRGYKAAQTLKIWSSVQRGEERNIFPFQEEADIIFNSTLIYEPAVLRMYAERFLMEVPTDDTAFYEAYRLQRFLQMFVPVFADEVPHTSILREFIGGSTFEY
- a CDS encoding DUF4388 domain-containing protein, which produces MEGNVKEFGLADVIQFISTSQKTGVLLLDHHTDTASIAFARGDITAAVYGRQGKQDQLQDYLFRSKKLDPETIQKLAQIQKDTNLGIDEVMIKEQIMTEEELFGVIAFKIQEVIDDIFTWSDAHYKFDAQADLYSKSRTKVTIPPATLLIETMRRKDEWPRIKMAIPSEDIVLLIKPDGILPYDALPEAKQMMEFIDGNRTISEMIQLSGFGRFRTFNALFNLFELGMIERKVTESAALPPKPKAPSPVLKFIGPAATVMATAGIVLILLTASLFWGYKVSLLLDSKTNLVEELLLKSAQSKYRQEVEIYKMINGRYPAELKQVVKDRRYVDLLVYEVSGDGQSFDLKIVERK